In a genomic window of Cydia fagiglandana chromosome 8, ilCydFagi1.1, whole genome shotgun sequence:
- the LOC134666558 gene encoding achaete-scute complex protein T3-like: MVHEFQKKVADYGIYSSYIKTETPRMIRIAPAPEMKYSNVYIQDIEPKKYNYKNNPYSGAQAASIARRNARERNRVKQVNDGFNALRKRLPAAVIAALSGGARRGSGKKLSKVDTLRMVVEYIKHLQQILDESDIALGIKRDTPTTTMELPYEVDEGIFGGRSSPYSESVPSPAGSDCSSGVSSSYSSGNAPCPEYTAHHHHATEQFSPMEEDDLLDAITWWQQK; encoded by the coding sequence ATGGTCCACGAATTTCAAAAGAAAGTTGCGGATTACGGCATCTACTCTTCATACATCAAGACCGAAACACCAAGAATGATACGTATCGCACCAGCGCCAGAGATGAAGTATTCAAATGTGtatattcaagatatcgaaccAAAAAAGTACAACTATAAAAACAACCCATACTCAGGCGCTCAGGCTGCTTCAATAGCGCGAAGAAACGCCAGGGAAAGGAATCGAGTGAAGCAAGTGAACGACGGATTCAATGCGCTGCGGAAGAGGCTGCCGGCTGCCGTTATAGCTGCTCTGTCGGGCGGAGCACGCCGTGGTTCCGGAAAGAAACTAAGCAAAGTTGACACACTCAGGATGGTGGTCGAATACATTAAGCACTTGCAACAAATTCTGGATGAAAGCGACATCGCTTTGGGTATCAAAAGAGATACGCCAACTACTACTATGGAGCTACCTTACGAGGTCGATGAAGGTATTTTTGGGGGTCGCAGCTCGCCGTATTCAGAGTCAGTGCCATCACCAGCCGGGTCGGATTGTTCCTCGGGTGTGTCGTCATCGTATTCCTCTGGCAACGCTCCGTGTCCTGAATACACAGCTCACCATCATCACGCCACAGAACAATTCAGTCCAATGGAAGAGGATGACTTGCTTGACGCAATTACCTGGTGGCAACAAAAGTAA
- the LOC134666999 gene encoding achaete-scute complex protein T3-like: MLQEIQLVQGQTNYVVVSSGYPSSTTAKNTMEKRNIPIAPAPEKNYVTHDTPPNLQYRKKVHFRTNPYTGPQAASIARRNARERNRVKQVNDGFNALRRHLPASVVAALSGGARRGSGKKLSKVDTLRMVVEYIRYLQQLLDESDAALGITRDQENRENIPNSNTQPMTSLDLDDGFFYGSSSPCSEKADSPAPSECSSGVSSAYSAVDRYEVTTQQQLGPMDEDELLDVISWWQQK; this comes from the coding sequence ATGCTACAAGAAATACAACTCGTCCAGGGACAAACGAACTACGTCGTAGTGTCGTCGGGCTACCCGTCTAGTACCACAGCGAAGAACACGATGGAAAAGAGGAATATACCAATTGCGCCTGCTCCTGAAAAAAATTACGTTACGCACGACACTCCGCCGAATTTGCAGTATAGGAAAAAAGTTCACTTCAGGACGAATCCTTACACCGGCCCGCAGGCCGCGTCGATAGCTCGCCGCAATGCTCGAGAGCGCAATCGTGTAAAACAAGTGAATGATGGATTTAACGCACTTCGCCGTCACCTGCCAGCTTCCGTAGTGGCTGCGTTATCGGGCGGCGCGAGACGCGGGTCGGGGAAGAAATTAAGCAAAGTGGACACATTAAGAATGGTCGTCGAGTACATAAGATATCTTCAACAGTTACTGGACGAGAGTGACGCAGCTTTAGGAATCACACGTGATCAGGAAAATAGAGAAAACATTCCAAATAGCAATACGCAGCCGATGACTTCGTTAGACTTGGACGATGGCTTCTTCTACGGCAGCAGTTCGCCTTGCTCCGAGAAGGCGGACTCTCCAGCCCCCTCCGAGTGCTCCTCGGGTGTGTCTTCGGCATATTCTGCGGTAGACAGATACGAAGTGACCACTCAGCAGCAACTAGGGCCTATGGATGAAGATGAGTTACTTGACGTAATCTCGTGGTGGCAGCAAAAATAG